The Terriglobales bacterium genome includes a window with the following:
- the raiA gene encoding ribosome-associated translation inhibitor RaiA: MNVEYTGRQYEITPDIRKQVEHGLNKLTRILGNSFESKVILACEKRRFKAEITVSTRVTPVVGAAESNSDMTVAVGEALQHIEKQVVKHRTRWRNIKRQPRKKWVSEVHTQEVQSQEMRMAVGASAATAVPVVVHSYPSIARVTEAHVVPSTESVSMRPMTLEEAVKEAEFRDRDVFVFRDNEGRVKVLHRKKDGKMELIEAP, from the coding sequence ATGAACGTTGAGTACACCGGCAGACAGTACGAAATCACTCCTGATATCCGCAAGCAAGTCGAACACGGTCTTAACAAGCTCACCCGAATTCTTGGAAACTCCTTCGAAAGCAAAGTAATTCTCGCCTGTGAAAAGCGCCGCTTTAAGGCGGAGATCACCGTCTCCACCCGCGTCACCCCTGTCGTTGGCGCGGCGGAATCGAATTCAGACATGACCGTCGCCGTGGGCGAAGCGCTCCAGCACATCGAGAAACAGGTGGTAAAGCACCGCACTCGTTGGAGAAACATCAAACGCCAGCCGCGTAAGAAATGGGTCAGCGAAGTTCATACCCAGGAAGTGCAGTCTCAGGAGATGCGCATGGCCGTCGGCGCCAGCGCAGCCACAGCCGTGCCGGTGGTGGTACATAGCTATCCTTCCATCGCACGCGTGACCGAAGCTCACGTCGTGCCCAGTACAGAGTCCGTTTCCATGCGTCCGATGACGCTGGAGGAAGCCGTCAAGGAAGCCGAATTCCGCGACCGCGACGTCTTCGTCTTTCGTGACAATGAGGGCCGAGTCAAGGTCCTCCACCGCAAGAAGGACGGAAAAATGGAACTGATCGAAGCACCTTAA
- a CDS encoding LptA/OstA family protein, which translates to MSLDTRRLRKWFAIAITALLLVVIGFYARNYIARYMLERTITRKAEKLGIDVQQSTTDFSFSKSEGGRTIFTVRASKAVQVKSGRAELHEVNIVIYGRDNDRFDQIYGSDFEYEPSTGEISARGEVHIDLQGVADRGARPDQAPPKELRNTIHLKTSGLTFNRNTGLAQTNNRIEFRIPQASGSAMGAIYDSRAQKLTLRSQIEVIQMAEQTGEPSGRLNASHAVFTNEPRRMNFSDARVTRSSGDISARQLIVFLRDDNSIDRLAASGGVVANTTGKNATHATAPAGEVVLDARNQIKTAQLTGGVSMNAEGDQPMHGTAGRMLLDFGAQSRLQRVRAVENVRFVQNPPRNKSDGQSMALTSDAVSFTLEGSGRRRAETGGPAQITLASATASTPSKNSSTTVATAGRFVADFDRRGRLANVTGSPNARVVSSTPGQPDKTTSSDILTLRMNPAGGLDGIVQQGNFHYIEAAAKKGETSTEAFAERATYDPQTELFVLTGSPRVTDAGATTTADRMRINRRTGDAVAEGSVKTTYSQLEAQPSGALLASSDPIHVTATTMTARRSEESARFSGGARLWQGANIVEAPTIEFNRGKRTVVAQGNPSRLVSTVFVEQAEKGKQTPVNVTGQRLTYADSQRQAKFEGGVVMRSVHGTVTANQVTVFLQPRNKTAAPTEKSASELDRVVAEGRVVIQQQARRGTGNRLTYVAKDGSFTLTGGPPSIFDAEHGKVTGVSLTFFSRDDRVLIEGGESAQSVTKARVIK; encoded by the coding sequence ATGTCTCTCGACACTCGACGGCTCCGAAAGTGGTTTGCCATCGCGATCACAGCGCTGCTGCTGGTGGTGATTGGCTTCTACGCCCGCAACTATATTGCGCGTTATATGCTCGAGAGAACGATCACGCGAAAAGCCGAGAAGCTCGGAATCGACGTTCAGCAGAGCACAACGGACTTCTCCTTTTCGAAATCCGAAGGTGGGCGCACCATATTCACGGTCCGCGCCTCCAAAGCCGTCCAGGTCAAGAGCGGTCGCGCTGAACTCCACGAGGTGAACATTGTCATTTACGGCCGCGACAATGACCGCTTCGACCAGATTTACGGTTCTGACTTCGAGTATGAGCCTTCCACGGGCGAAATCTCCGCGCGCGGAGAAGTCCATATCGATCTTCAGGGAGTCGCCGACAGAGGGGCGCGGCCGGACCAGGCTCCTCCCAAGGAATTGCGCAACACGATCCACCTTAAGACCAGTGGACTCACGTTCAACCGGAATACGGGACTTGCGCAAACGAATAACCGAATCGAGTTTCGCATTCCGCAGGCAAGTGGCTCCGCCATGGGCGCCATTTACGACTCACGCGCCCAGAAGCTCACGTTGAGATCGCAAATAGAAGTCATCCAAATGGCTGAGCAGACCGGCGAACCCAGCGGTCGCCTCAACGCCTCCCACGCGGTATTCACAAATGAGCCACGGCGGATGAACTTTTCGGACGCGCGGGTCACACGCTCCTCCGGCGATATTTCCGCCCGGCAGCTCATCGTCTTTCTACGGGACGACAACTCCATCGATCGGCTGGCTGCGTCAGGTGGTGTTGTCGCGAACACCACGGGCAAGAATGCCACGCATGCAACCGCACCGGCCGGCGAAGTCGTGCTCGATGCGCGCAATCAGATAAAGACCGCGCAGTTGACCGGAGGCGTCAGCATGAACGCCGAGGGCGATCAGCCCATGCACGGTACTGCCGGACGCATGCTGCTGGATTTTGGCGCTCAAAGCCGCCTCCAACGGGTCCGCGCGGTTGAGAACGTCCGATTCGTCCAGAATCCGCCCCGCAATAAATCCGATGGTCAGTCGATGGCACTCACTTCGGATGCCGTCTCATTTACGCTGGAAGGTTCAGGGCGACGTCGCGCCGAAACCGGCGGTCCGGCGCAGATCACCCTCGCCAGCGCCACTGCGTCCACCCCATCCAAGAACTCCAGCACCACCGTAGCGACCGCTGGGCGATTCGTAGCGGACTTCGATCGGCGCGGACGGCTTGCCAACGTCACTGGCTCACCGAACGCGCGAGTCGTTTCATCCACACCGGGCCAGCCGGACAAGACCACCTCTTCCGACATCCTGACCCTGCGGATGAATCCCGCTGGTGGTCTTGACGGCATCGTTCAACAGGGCAACTTCCATTACATCGAAGCGGCCGCCAAGAAGGGCGAAACCAGTACCGAAGCGTTCGCCGAACGCGCCACCTACGATCCGCAAACCGAACTGTTCGTACTGACCGGATCGCCGCGCGTCACCGATGCCGGCGCCACCACCACCGCGGACCGTATGCGCATCAATCGTCGGACGGGAGACGCGGTTGCCGAGGGTTCCGTCAAGACAACCTATTCGCAACTTGAAGCCCAACCAAGTGGCGCTTTACTGGCTTCATCCGACCCGATCCATGTTACGGCGACGACGATGACGGCCAGGCGCTCCGAGGAAAGCGCACGCTTCTCAGGCGGCGCGCGGTTGTGGCAGGGCGCGAACATCGTGGAAGCTCCCACTATCGAATTCAATCGCGGCAAGCGGACGGTTGTTGCGCAGGGAAATCCAAGTCGTCTGGTCTCGACGGTATTTGTGGAGCAGGCCGAAAAAGGAAAACAAACACCGGTGAACGTGACCGGCCAGCGCCTGACCTACGCCGACTCGCAGCGTCAAGCCAAGTTCGAGGGCGGGGTGGTGATGCGGAGCGTTCATGGGACAGTCACCGCGAATCAGGTGACCGTGTTTCTTCAACCCCGTAACAAGACAGCCGCTCCCACCGAGAAATCAGCCAGTGAACTCGACCGGGTAGTTGCCGAAGGGCGGGTGGTCATCCAGCAGCAGGCACGGCGGGGTACGGGAAATCGCCTGACCTACGTTGCCAAGGACGGCAGTTTTACGCTGACCGGCGGTCCGCCTAGCATTTTTGATGCCGAACACGGCAAAGTTACCGGGGTTTCGTTGACTTTCTTCAGTCGCGATGATAGGGTGCTGATTGAGGGCGGGGAATCCGCTCAGAGTGTCACCAAAGCTAGAGTTATCAAGTAG
- a CDS encoding sigma-70 family RNA polymerase sigma factor has translation MSGTPQTAVRPEVMAAVSAVAASLYDRSRATSFSVAADEFRSWLSAIAQKYLPSDATHKEAEDLLTSLRVEDLVLARACAAGNERAWEQFMARFRELLYDTALGIVREASQAKDLADSIYADLYGMTERDGQRVSKLSSYTGRGSLEGWLRTVIAQEFVNRYRSKKRLVSLEEEQEEGAQFQAPESVPASSPDSRVDSAISEALAALDSESRVILTAYYLDGRKLAEIGRMLGFHEATASRKLDRITNALRKAIRENLLKRGMTRRQVDEALESDVRDLNVSVREGLAQEKGG, from the coding sequence ATGAGCGGAACTCCACAAACTGCGGTCAGGCCTGAAGTTATGGCAGCGGTGTCGGCAGTAGCAGCCAGCCTCTACGACCGCTCGCGGGCCACATCGTTCTCCGTCGCCGCCGATGAATTCCGTTCTTGGCTGTCAGCCATCGCGCAGAAGTACCTGCCCTCGGACGCTACGCACAAGGAAGCCGAAGACCTGCTTACCAGCTTGCGTGTGGAAGACCTCGTCCTGGCAAGGGCCTGCGCCGCTGGTAATGAGCGTGCCTGGGAACAGTTCATGGCACGGTTCCGTGAACTGCTTTACGACACGGCCCTCGGGATCGTGCGCGAGGCGTCGCAGGCCAAGGACCTCGCCGACTCTATCTACGCCGACCTGTATGGCATGACTGAGCGCGACGGGCAGAGAGTCTCGAAACTTAGCTCGTATACCGGGCGCGGTTCACTGGAAGGGTGGCTGCGCACAGTTATCGCGCAGGAGTTCGTCAACCGGTACCGGTCAAAGAAAAGACTGGTCAGTCTTGAAGAGGAGCAGGAGGAAGGTGCTCAGTTCCAAGCACCTGAGAGCGTACCCGCCTCGTCCCCGGATTCGCGTGTAGATTCCGCCATTTCCGAGGCATTGGCCGCTCTCGATTCCGAATCACGGGTGATCTTGACGGCGTATTATCTGGACGGGCGCAAGTTGGCCGAGATCGGCAGGATGCTCGGTTTCCACGAGGCGACCGCCAGCCGCAAGCTCGACCGCATTACCAACGCTCTTCGGAAGGCGATCCGGGAGAACCTTCTCAAGCGCGGCATGACTCGCCGCCAGGTGGACGAAGCTCTCGAATCCGACGTACGCGACCTGAACGTCAGCGTCCGCGAAGGGCTCGCGCAAGAAAAGGGTGGTTGA
- a CDS encoding YCF48-related protein → MTGFSNPERRGLQQMQAAGAAHPDADLLTAFSEQTLTARERQQVLAHLATCAECREVIALAAPPVPETASVAEARPAFWKWPVLRWGAVAASAALVLVIVSVNTIQRKQVEPQHSMVGAKTEPTAPIPMSKAPSAADLNQPEGAPASADKGAVAGLQKPQVRYEKLPAESPSSSEEIAARVDRARDLSAANVEMTQAKVAAETAAAVPAPPPPVGRPETARVGGANMNMAMANIRTESRNDADALAQKKEVPIAPQAQAAPQADTFAYSVAPPAQANVEAQFKSKPNLQGGAAPMAAAPGRQAQGLAKARQTRYAAPTNWNISSDGYLQRSFDHGLTWERALPEQKFSAVAFIRNSIWAGGAKGVLMHSADAGQTWAPISPASAGATIQGDITAIRFTDANHGLVSTSTGETWSTADGGSNWTKQ, encoded by the coding sequence ATGACTGGCTTCTCCAATCCGGAACGTCGCGGCCTTCAGCAGATGCAGGCAGCGGGGGCGGCACATCCAGATGCCGACCTGCTCACAGCCTTCTCTGAGCAGACGCTGACCGCCCGCGAACGTCAGCAGGTGCTTGCGCACCTGGCGACTTGTGCAGAGTGCCGGGAAGTGATCGCGCTTGCCGCTCCGCCTGTCCCCGAGACGGCATCGGTTGCAGAAGCCCGTCCGGCGTTTTGGAAGTGGCCTGTGCTTCGCTGGGGAGCGGTTGCCGCGAGTGCCGCCTTGGTGTTGGTGATTGTTTCGGTGAACACGATTCAGCGCAAACAGGTTGAGCCGCAACACTCGATGGTGGGCGCCAAGACCGAACCCACTGCTCCGATCCCGATGTCGAAGGCGCCATCCGCTGCCGACCTGAATCAGCCGGAAGGAGCACCGGCGTCGGCTGACAAAGGCGCAGTCGCCGGGTTGCAGAAGCCTCAGGTTCGCTATGAGAAGTTGCCGGCGGAGTCACCCTCTTCATCGGAAGAGATTGCCGCACGGGTGGATAGGGCTCGAGATCTCTCGGCTGCCAACGTCGAAATGACGCAGGCGAAGGTCGCCGCTGAGACGGCAGCAGCAGTTCCCGCGCCTCCTCCGCCAGTTGGACGCCCTGAGACTGCTCGAGTCGGCGGTGCGAACATGAACATGGCGATGGCGAATATCCGCACAGAAAGCCGGAACGACGCCGACGCTTTGGCCCAGAAGAAGGAAGTTCCGATTGCACCGCAAGCTCAAGCCGCCCCACAAGCCGACACATTCGCCTACAGCGTAGCTCCTCCTGCGCAGGCGAATGTCGAAGCGCAGTTCAAGTCCAAGCCAAACCTCCAGGGTGGCGCAGCGCCGATGGCTGCGGCACCAGGGCGGCAGGCACAAGGCCTCGCCAAGGCTCGCCAGACGAGGTACGCAGCACCCACGAACTGGAACATCTCTTCCGACGGATACCTCCAGCGCTCGTTTGATCACGGCCTGACTTGGGAACGAGCTTTGCCGGAGCAGAAATTCAGCGCAGTGGCGTTCATCCGTAATTCGATCTGGGCTGGTGGAGCGAAGGGTGTGCTGATGCATTCCGCGGATGCCGGTCAAACATGGGCGCCGATTTCTCCGGCCTCCGCGGGCGCGACCATCCAGGGTGATATCACAGCCATCCGCTTCACGGACGCGAACCATGGCTTAGTTTCCACGTCTACGGGCGAGACTTGGTCTACCGCTGACGGCGGCTCCAACTGGACGAAACAGTAG
- the lptB gene encoding LPS export ABC transporter ATP-binding protein yields the protein MQTLATEEIGKTYKGRRVVNGVSLHVSQGEVVGLLGPNGAGKTTSFYMIVGLTPPDLGRILLDGADITSVPMYLRARNYGISYLPQEPSVFRKLTVEENILAVLEAQPISWHERRERMERLIEQLGLGHIRKNRGYALSGGERRRVEIGRALCISPSFILLDEPFSGIDPIAVDDLQKIIFDLKNSGIGILITDHNVRETLSVTNRAYIINEGKIFRTGTPEELGNDPEVRRVYLGESFSLV from the coding sequence ATGCAGACACTGGCGACCGAAGAAATTGGCAAAACGTACAAGGGTCGTCGGGTCGTAAATGGCGTCAGCTTACACGTCTCTCAGGGTGAGGTCGTCGGCCTCTTAGGTCCGAACGGCGCCGGCAAGACCACATCGTTCTACATGATTGTGGGTCTCACGCCTCCCGATTTGGGACGAATTCTGCTGGACGGGGCTGACATCACTTCGGTGCCGATGTATCTACGGGCCCGAAATTATGGGATTAGCTATCTCCCCCAGGAGCCGTCAGTTTTCCGAAAATTGACGGTAGAAGAAAACATCCTGGCAGTGCTGGAGGCTCAACCGATCTCCTGGCACGAACGCAGGGAGCGCATGGAACGGTTGATCGAACAGCTCGGGTTGGGCCATATCCGGAAGAATCGTGGATACGCCTTGTCCGGTGGTGAACGGCGAAGAGTTGAAATCGGACGCGCTCTTTGCATTTCCCCGAGCTTTATTCTCCTCGACGAGCCGTTCTCGGGTATTGACCCAATCGCCGTCGACGACCTGCAAAAGATAATCTTCGATCTCAAGAACAGCGGGATCGGCATTTTGATCACCGACCATAACGTCCGTGAGACGCTATCGGTCACAAACCGTGCTTACATCATTAACGAAGGGAAGATTTTCCGCACCGGAACACCCGAGGAACTCGGCAACGACCCAGAGGTCCGGCGCGTCTATCTAGGCGAGAGTTTCTCGCTTGTCTAG
- a CDS encoding carbonic anhydrase: MSTIEKVLQNNAQFALNYDPQLISPRPQMKLAVLACMDTRITLAALGLKPQDAHFIRNAGGIVTEDALRSLLVSHYFLGTTEVMVINHTDCGLMKASEDDMQKTVEREAGLPPSSPVRFHAFTDVERNVREQLAKLDEHSWVTKELKIRGFVFDVKTGKLKEVSR, encoded by the coding sequence ATGAGCACAATCGAGAAAGTCCTTCAAAACAACGCGCAGTTCGCACTCAACTACGATCCGCAATTGATTTCACCGCGTCCGCAGATGAAGCTGGCGGTGCTCGCGTGCATGGATACGCGCATTACCCTGGCAGCACTGGGATTGAAGCCTCAGGACGCGCACTTCATCCGAAATGCCGGCGGCATCGTCACCGAAGACGCCCTTCGTTCTTTGCTGGTGTCGCACTATTTCCTCGGCACCACGGAGGTCATGGTCATCAATCACACCGACTGCGGACTCATGAAGGCCAGCGAAGACGACATGCAGAAAACCGTCGAGCGCGAGGCTGGCTTGCCGCCGAGTTCCCCGGTGCGATTCCATGCTTTTACGGATGTCGAAAGGAATGTGCGCGAACAACTCGCCAAACTCGACGAACACAGCTGGGTCACGAAAGAACTGAAAATCCGCGGATTTGTGTTCGATGTGAAGACCGGCAAACTGAAAGAAGTTTCCCGGTAA
- the rpoN gene encoding RNA polymerase factor sigma-54, giving the protein MVLLQPRLNLKVSQKQILTPGLVQMVSVLALNKIELKDMITAEMVENPVLEEFDGSVPLLDEVAAREEDRDRATSPASDEADPVFKGKEDPFEHVDFGSFFQEYLDPGYRTNSEIESYEKPSFENFLSKPSTLTDHLMWQLGAIHLTEPQRIAAELVIGNLNDDGYLAATEDELMTQALVDYRAPSPAEQLLADAREDTTASPAVSEEAPILIDDGESAAKAEALLLGISPSDLEVPMESADPVAIIGVEQHIAVAEAEPVPEPAPEEEGQRFFTRADLRHAIACVRQMDPVGVAASDLRGCLLAQLLYHKNLKEETGVNGTTEEILNDSIEIVRNHLRHVQMKQFKEITKAMGRPLEAIQAALEYIRTLDPKPGLRYNVVAPRLIEPDVAFIKQGDEYFVMLNDDDVPQLRLNTSYKRLMNRDAAEKDVRNYVKERYKSAIQLIKNIEQRKQTITKVCYAIIGRQEEFLDQGIDYLKPMMIKEVAEEIGVHPSTVSRAVANKYAHTPQGVFELRYFFSESVQGPEGGNTSLLILKRRVKKLIEEEDPARPLTDEQITRILQSQGIQVTRRTVAKYREDMKIPSTHQRRVKD; this is encoded by the coding sequence ATGGTACTACTGCAGCCCAGACTCAATCTCAAGGTTTCGCAGAAGCAGATTCTGACGCCCGGACTCGTCCAGATGGTTTCCGTCCTGGCTCTGAACAAGATTGAGTTGAAGGACATGATTACCGCCGAGATGGTTGAGAACCCTGTCCTCGAGGAATTCGACGGTTCGGTTCCCCTGCTAGACGAAGTTGCTGCGCGCGAAGAAGATCGAGATCGCGCCACTTCTCCTGCTTCCGACGAGGCCGACCCGGTATTCAAGGGGAAAGAAGACCCTTTTGAACACGTCGACTTCGGCTCATTCTTTCAGGAATATCTCGACCCCGGTTACCGCACCAACAGTGAGATCGAGTCCTACGAGAAGCCTTCGTTCGAAAATTTTCTTTCCAAGCCCAGCACTCTGACCGACCACCTGATGTGGCAACTGGGCGCGATTCACCTGACCGAGCCGCAACGAATCGCCGCAGAACTAGTCATTGGAAACCTGAACGACGACGGCTATCTCGCTGCCACCGAAGACGAGCTCATGACCCAGGCGCTCGTCGATTACCGGGCGCCAAGTCCGGCCGAGCAACTGTTGGCGGACGCTCGCGAAGACACCACGGCCTCTCCGGCTGTGTCCGAAGAAGCTCCGATACTGATTGACGATGGCGAATCTGCCGCGAAGGCAGAGGCACTCCTTCTCGGCATCAGCCCATCCGACCTCGAAGTGCCGATGGAATCGGCTGACCCCGTTGCCATCATTGGCGTTGAGCAACACATTGCTGTGGCCGAAGCTGAGCCAGTTCCAGAACCGGCGCCGGAAGAAGAGGGCCAGCGTTTCTTCACACGTGCCGATCTCCGTCACGCCATCGCGTGTGTCCGGCAGATGGATCCGGTGGGCGTTGCTGCCAGCGATCTTCGCGGGTGCCTACTCGCGCAGCTTCTTTATCACAAGAACCTGAAAGAGGAGACCGGCGTTAACGGCACCACCGAAGAAATCCTGAACGACTCCATCGAGATCGTCCGAAATCATCTGCGTCACGTGCAGATGAAGCAGTTCAAGGAAATTACGAAGGCGATGGGCAGGCCGCTTGAGGCGATTCAGGCCGCACTCGAGTACATCCGTACTCTCGATCCCAAGCCCGGCCTGCGGTACAACGTGGTTGCGCCCCGGCTCATCGAGCCCGATGTCGCTTTCATCAAGCAGGGCGACGAATACTTCGTCATGCTCAACGACGACGACGTTCCGCAGCTCCGGCTGAATACCAGCTACAAGCGGCTGATGAATCGCGACGCGGCTGAGAAGGACGTCCGCAACTACGTCAAGGAACGTTATAAGTCCGCCATTCAGCTCATCAAGAACATCGAGCAGCGTAAGCAGACAATCACCAAGGTCTGCTACGCGATCATCGGGCGCCAGGAGGAATTCCTCGATCAGGGAATTGACTATCTCAAGCCCATGATGATCAAGGAGGTCGCCGAGGAGATCGGTGTCCATCCTTCGACCGTGAGCCGCGCGGTCGCCAACAAGTACGCGCATACGCCTCAGGGCGTCTTTGAATTGCGTTATTTCTTCAGCGAGAGCGTGCAGGGTCCGGAAGGCGGGAATACCTCGCTGCTGATTTTGAAGCGCCGCGTCAAAAAATTGATCGAAGAAGAAGACCCGGCTCGGCCTTTGACTGACGAGCAAATTACCCGGATTCTTCAATCGCAGGGAATCCAGGTCACGCGCCGGACGGTTGCAAAGTATCGGGAAGATATGAAAATTCCCAGTACTCACCAGCGTCGCGTGAAGGACTAA
- a CDS encoding DUF6569 family protein, with product MKRAQWFLGFCIVAMLLASAISLKLQAGQTPSYPSSSYRVLVPLSSGNLLIFPVVTKSEMDTSMFITLDEGLRSGEVVVTESGSVQPLIRRRRPMPRHDGAQVNTLMLVNNSKRPLLLLAGEIVTGGKQDRVIAKDRIVPAESDPVDLGVFCVEPGRWTARTEKFGGFAGIAQPNVRANAMARKDQQQVWSAVNDSKARVMQNVPEAAPEVGRTSSYAAAMENESVQRELDKIEAPIRKNYQSLMKELRAKNAVGVVVAVNGQILWADIFASNELLAKYWPKLVRSYAAEAMTQGTGGGRVTESEAQMFVNRLDGTHETAETEPGLYRHAEITGGDYKVFELTSLLPRTNFTVHLAKMKEDQVAWNVKPRPMMQR from the coding sequence ATGAAACGGGCCCAGTGGTTTCTTGGCTTTTGCATCGTGGCGATGTTGCTGGCTTCGGCAATTTCGCTGAAACTCCAGGCGGGACAGACTCCCTCTTACCCTTCTTCTTCGTATCGAGTTCTGGTACCACTCAGCAGCGGTAATCTCCTGATCTTCCCCGTTGTCACCAAAAGCGAGATGGATACCAGCATGTTCATCACCCTCGATGAAGGTTTACGAAGCGGCGAGGTGGTGGTGACGGAGTCGGGCAGCGTACAGCCGTTGATCCGCCGCCGGCGTCCGATGCCGCGACACGATGGCGCGCAGGTAAACACGCTCATGCTGGTCAATAACTCGAAGCGTCCGCTGCTATTGCTTGCCGGAGAGATCGTGACCGGCGGGAAGCAGGACCGAGTGATCGCAAAGGACAGAATCGTGCCGGCGGAGAGCGACCCAGTCGATCTCGGAGTGTTTTGCGTTGAGCCCGGCCGCTGGACGGCGCGCACCGAGAAGTTCGGCGGATTTGCCGGGATCGCTCAGCCCAATGTTCGCGCGAATGCGATGGCGCGGAAGGACCAGCAACAGGTATGGAGTGCCGTAAACGATTCAAAGGCACGTGTTATGCAAAATGTTCCCGAAGCGGCGCCAGAGGTAGGCCGAACAAGTTCATACGCCGCTGCAATGGAGAACGAGTCGGTCCAACGCGAACTGGACAAAATCGAAGCGCCCATCAGGAAGAACTATCAGTCGCTGATGAAGGAGTTGCGTGCGAAGAATGCGGTCGGAGTGGTGGTAGCCGTGAACGGGCAGATCCTCTGGGCCGACATTTTTGCCAGCAACGAACTACTCGCAAAGTACTGGCCGAAGCTCGTGCGTTCGTATGCCGCCGAAGCGATGACTCAGGGCACTGGTGGTGGCCGTGTGACTGAGTCGGAGGCGCAGATGTTTGTGAATCGCTTGGACGGTACCCACGAGACCGCGGAAACGGAACCTGGCCTGTATCGTCATGCAGAAATTACGGGCGGCGACTATAAGGTATTCGAACTGACGTCGCTGCTGCCGAGAACGAACTTCACCGTTCACTTGGCCAAGATGAAAGAAGATCAAGTGGCCTGGAATGTGAAGCCCAGACCCATGATGCAGCGATAG
- a CDS encoding PP2C family protein-serine/threonine phosphatase, with protein MLVRIIEFVAGQEDMKPVAVPAPTIDEYLRKRLMPVEGGIPHIDGIDMYGDSIPAGSVGGDLFEYINFQQRYNIDGRIAAALRRAKEYLEPLAPGMPIRNSVDEHVQWLKTKADYTSAVAAEYRRAKSSEQLRVAENLHDLFTTAGVLLVDAQGHGIISAKIASTVHDTFHAFMLSDLDQNGKTTPQLFGNLNLRLAQSVTARNALGRSSEDNAREIATMLYGEIRPGGQFRFVNFGHPSPLVFSAEFGKFVELQAEHMVQFLALGLGIPDDHPDRNKYYSMGMRAKEINSSDVAEIKLMSPGDMLVLYTDGVYDGLDMDDRLRLERVMCEHKDGSAKEICQALLQEAVKHDEHLREIGEADVIDDKTVFVIKRT; from the coding sequence TTGCTCGTCCGTATAATCGAGTTTGTCGCCGGACAAGAGGACATGAAACCTGTGGCGGTACCAGCACCGACTATCGATGAATATCTCCGCAAACGACTGATGCCGGTTGAGGGCGGGATCCCTCACATCGACGGCATCGACATGTACGGCGATTCCATCCCGGCCGGCAGTGTGGGCGGCGACCTCTTCGAATACATCAATTTTCAGCAGCGCTACAACATCGACGGACGCATCGCCGCCGCTCTGAGGCGGGCGAAGGAGTACTTGGAGCCTCTGGCGCCAGGGATGCCAATCAGGAATTCGGTCGATGAGCACGTGCAGTGGCTCAAGACCAAGGCGGATTACACTTCCGCAGTTGCCGCTGAGTATCGAAGAGCAAAGAGTTCGGAACAACTACGAGTCGCCGAAAACCTCCACGACCTCTTCACCACCGCGGGAGTGCTGTTGGTGGACGCCCAAGGGCACGGCATCATATCCGCCAAGATCGCTTCGACGGTACACGACACCTTCCACGCGTTCATGCTTTCGGACCTGGACCAGAACGGCAAAACGACACCGCAGTTGTTTGGCAATCTCAACCTGCGTCTTGCCCAATCCGTTACGGCGCGCAACGCACTCGGCCGCAGTTCCGAAGATAATGCCCGCGAGATCGCGACCATGCTCTACGGCGAAATCCGCCCCGGTGGGCAGTTCCGGTTTGTGAATTTCGGACACCCTTCGCCGCTGGTGTTCTCCGCTGAATTCGGCAAGTTTGTAGAGCTCCAGGCGGAGCATATGGTGCAGTTCCTCGCGCTCGGTCTCGGGATTCCGGATGACCATCCCGACAGGAACAAGTACTACTCCATGGGGATGAGGGCGAAGGAGATTAATTCCTCGGATGTTGCCGAAATCAAGCTGATGAGTCCTGGAGACATGCTGGTGCTATACACCGACGGCGTCTACGACGGTCTCGATATGGATGACCGGCTCCGGCTTGAGCGAGTCATGTGCGAGCACAAGGACGGATCGGCGAAAGAGATTTGCCAGGCACTCCTGCAAGAGGCGGTGAAGCACGATGAGCATCTGCGTGAGATAGGTGAAGCTGATGTCATTGATGACAAAACCGTCTTTGTCATCAAGAGAACATGA
- a CDS encoding 4a-hydroxytetrahydrobiopterin dehydratase, with the protein MSELAEKSCVPCRGGIPALKGKELEELHAQVPDWEIVNEHHLKRAFTFKDFVSALVFVNKVGEVAETEGHHPDIYLAWGKAEITIWTHKVDGLTESDFILAAKIDNVIS; encoded by the coding sequence ATGTCCGAATTGGCAGAGAAGTCGTGTGTACCATGCCGTGGCGGTATCCCGGCCTTGAAGGGGAAAGAACTCGAGGAACTTCATGCACAAGTGCCCGACTGGGAAATCGTGAATGAACATCACCTGAAACGTGCCTTTACCTTCAAAGACTTCGTTTCCGCCCTGGTTTTTGTGAACAAGGTAGGAGAGGTTGCGGAAACCGAAGGCCACCATCCGGACATTTACCTGGCTTGGGGCAAAGCGGAGATTACCATCTGGACACACAAGGTTGATGGGCTCACCGAGAGCGACTTCATCCTCGCCGCCAAGATAGACAACGTGATTTCCTGA